A single genomic interval of Demequina sp. NBRC 110054 harbors:
- a CDS encoding DUF6473 family protein, producing the protein MADHLSGYQERDREVVDYEMYQEQDSGLWFRGPEPTELRQGEYIVCLGAAQTFGCFCDQPYPALLEDRLGLPVVNLGYGGAGPRFFLRHPELLPLINGAALVIVQVMSARSEDNSRFDSGGLEYMTDRETGERISASQAYADLLAQHDDGLQHLPSGLRKVVRSVKGHSEVRAVLAETRANWVESYRELLAAITAPTRLLWFSKRSPGLHRSRRALWWWQRYDDVNAMFGDYPQLVNRSMVAEIEPLAEGFVECTTRRGSPQRLVSRFTGEPVMVDFGRDRPDLAEVLPVNEYYPSPEMQIDAADALEPEVTRALAAAAALGATRSAR; encoded by the coding sequence ATGGCAGACCATCTCTCCGGATACCAGGAGCGCGACCGCGAGGTCGTGGACTACGAGATGTATCAGGAGCAGGACTCCGGGCTGTGGTTCCGCGGTCCCGAGCCGACGGAGCTTCGCCAGGGCGAGTACATCGTCTGCCTCGGCGCGGCGCAGACCTTCGGGTGCTTCTGCGATCAGCCGTATCCGGCCCTGCTCGAGGACCGGCTCGGCCTGCCCGTGGTCAACCTCGGATATGGGGGAGCGGGACCGAGGTTCTTCCTCCGCCACCCCGAGCTGCTGCCGCTCATCAACGGCGCCGCGCTCGTGATCGTCCAGGTGATGTCGGCGCGCAGCGAGGACAACTCGCGCTTCGACAGCGGTGGTCTGGAGTACATGACGGATCGCGAGACGGGCGAGCGGATCTCCGCCTCGCAGGCCTATGCGGACCTCCTTGCCCAGCACGACGACGGGTTGCAGCACCTCCCGAGCGGGCTTCGCAAGGTCGTGCGGTCGGTCAAGGGGCACTCGGAGGTGCGCGCGGTGCTCGCAGAGACCCGTGCCAACTGGGTGGAGAGCTACCGCGAGCTCTTGGCGGCGATCACGGCGCCCACGCGCCTGCTGTGGTTCTCGAAGCGCTCGCCCGGGCTCCACCGGTCGCGGCGGGCCCTGTGGTGGTGGCAGCGGTACGACGATGTGAACGCGATGTTCGGCGACTACCCCCAGCTGGTGAACCGGTCGATGGTCGCCGAGATCGAGCCGCTCGCAGAGGGCTTCGTCGAGTGCACCACCCGGCGCGGCTCGCCCCAGCGCCTGGTGAGCAGGTTCACGGGAGAGCCGGTGATGGTCGACTTCGGCAGGGATCGACCGGATCTCGCCGAGGTGCTGCCGGTCAACGAGTACTACCCGTCTCCCGAGATGCAGATCGACGCGGCCGACGCGCTCGAGCCCGAGGTGACGCGGGCGCTCGCGGCCGCTGCGGCGCTCGGCGCGACCCGGAGCGCTCGATGA
- a CDS encoding sulfotransferase: protein MTEARCTRPIVVTGCPRSGTTWVGSTVGASPDVLYLYEPFNDEAPHPIDVPERYLYVDPEAPADAVPDVAELVAMGRTRRRVRAAARAARLGTGFRAELPAHLAAREVSKAPRRFVSARRTLFKDPLAFFAAEWLEQQHDAMVVMMVRHPAGMISSYIKLGWSCEVDSLLRQPGIVERFTGSLGDEIDRYRDQPDDRLGGLILQWKIFAHAALILRDEHPQWRYMSHENVCDEPEVQFEGLFAQLELPWTERLRAKVVADSTASQVDPAQHRQHALQRDSRALSGAWRERLSDEDRARIEAETGPLWDSLRSLAWSAPDRVAS, encoded by the coding sequence ATGACGGAGGCCCGGTGCACCCGCCCGATCGTGGTGACGGGCTGCCCGCGCTCGGGCACGACGTGGGTCGGCTCGACGGTGGGCGCCAGCCCGGACGTGCTGTACCTGTACGAGCCTTTCAACGACGAGGCACCGCATCCGATCGACGTGCCGGAACGGTACCTCTACGTGGATCCGGAGGCCCCCGCCGACGCGGTCCCTGACGTCGCTGAGCTCGTCGCGATGGGGCGGACGCGGAGGCGGGTGAGGGCCGCGGCGCGGGCCGCGCGGCTGGGCACGGGCTTCCGCGCCGAGCTCCCCGCGCACCTCGCCGCGCGCGAGGTCTCGAAGGCGCCGCGACGATTCGTGAGCGCCAGGAGGACCCTCTTCAAGGATCCCCTCGCGTTCTTCGCCGCCGAGTGGCTCGAGCAGCAGCACGACGCGATGGTCGTGATGATGGTGCGCCATCCCGCGGGCATGATCAGCAGCTACATCAAGCTCGGCTGGTCGTGCGAGGTCGACAGCCTGCTCCGCCAGCCCGGCATCGTCGAGCGGTTCACCGGGAGCCTCGGCGACGAGATCGACCGCTACCGCGACCAGCCAGACGACCGCCTGGGCGGGCTCATCCTGCAGTGGAAGATCTTCGCTCATGCGGCGCTGATCCTGCGCGACGAGCACCCTCAGTGGCGCTACATGTCGCACGAGAACGTGTGTGACGAGCCGGAGGTCCAGTTCGAGGGCCTCTTCGCGCAGCTGGAGCTGCCCTGGACCGAGCGGCTCAGGGCCAAGGTGGTCGCCGACAGCACCGCGAGCCAGGTCGACCCCGCCCAGCATCGGCAGCATGCGCTCCAGCGCGACAGCAGGGCGTTGTCCGGGGCGTGGCGTGAGCGGCTCAGCGACGAGGATCGGGCCCGCATCGAGGCGGAGACGGGGCCGCTCTGGGACTCGTTGCGGTCGCTGGCGTGGTCCGCGCCCGACCGCGTCGCCTCGTGA
- a CDS encoding lipopolysaccharide biosynthesis protein produces MTASTTAAPSYRRAALMMTATSMLVPLGGLVTAPVLAHGLGAEGRGEMAAALAPATLILGIATLGLPEALTYFVAKRPSITRRALGWTALATAGAGLLSVVAVWFALPFLTAGDPELGRLVMIASLWNVPALVVGVLRGAATGRQMWAVIAWERIALTVLRVVILAALLLAGRLTVELAVLVSVVLPVVSGLVYMTLLTRPPKDADQPFDDPRIVAPLFRYGVATWHGSIASMAIARLADLLMLPLSDAQSLGLFVVAVTIADVPRVVTFAIQGTLFGVSSHTRDPARVTSTSRLTIIVGTLGCVAIGATLPWWIGPVFGDEFTAATVPTLMLLAGVIIMVPGLMASSGLSAWGRPGLRSAAQFLALGMNLTVFLTLVPILGIYGAAWAGSAGTTAFSVFTVAAAARVMKVRWTDFLIPRRADFVLLWKELLALVRRPARRR; encoded by the coding sequence GTGACGGCTTCGACGACCGCAGCGCCGAGCTATCGGCGCGCGGCGCTCATGATGACGGCGACGAGCATGCTCGTCCCGCTCGGTGGCCTGGTGACGGCGCCGGTGCTCGCACACGGGCTCGGGGCCGAGGGACGCGGAGAGATGGCTGCCGCGCTCGCACCGGCCACGCTGATCCTCGGGATCGCGACCCTCGGGCTCCCGGAGGCGCTGACGTACTTCGTCGCCAAGCGTCCGAGCATCACGCGTCGCGCGCTCGGCTGGACTGCGCTCGCGACGGCCGGAGCGGGCCTGCTCAGCGTGGTCGCGGTCTGGTTCGCACTGCCGTTCCTCACGGCGGGAGACCCCGAGCTCGGCCGCCTCGTCATGATCGCGAGCCTGTGGAACGTCCCCGCGCTCGTGGTCGGCGTGCTGCGTGGCGCCGCGACCGGCAGACAGATGTGGGCGGTGATCGCCTGGGAGCGGATCGCGCTGACGGTGCTGCGCGTCGTCATCCTCGCCGCGCTGCTGCTCGCGGGCCGGCTCACGGTCGAGCTCGCGGTGCTCGTGAGCGTCGTGCTCCCCGTGGTGTCCGGGCTCGTCTACATGACGCTCCTCACACGACCGCCGAAGGACGCGGACCAGCCCTTCGACGACCCGCGCATCGTCGCTCCCCTGTTCCGCTACGGCGTCGCGACCTGGCACGGAAGCATCGCCAGCATGGCGATCGCGAGGCTCGCGGACCTCCTCATGCTGCCCCTGTCGGATGCGCAGTCCCTCGGCCTGTTCGTGGTCGCGGTGACGATCGCCGACGTTCCCCGCGTGGTGACGTTCGCGATCCAGGGGACCCTGTTCGGCGTCAGCAGCCACACCCGCGATCCCGCGCGCGTCACGTCGACCTCGCGACTGACGATCATCGTCGGCACGCTCGGATGCGTCGCGATCGGAGCCACGCTGCCGTGGTGGATCGGACCCGTGTTCGGCGACGAGTTCACGGCCGCCACGGTCCCGACCCTCATGCTCCTGGCCGGCGTGATCATCATGGTGCCGGGGCTGATGGCGTCGAGCGGGCTGAGCGCGTGGGGACGTCCGGGGCTGCGGTCCGCCGCGCAGTTCCTCGCGCTCGGCATGAACCTCACCGTGTTCCTCACCCTCGTGCCGATCCTCGGCATCTACGGTGCCGCGTGGGCGGGGTCGGCGGGCACCACTGCGTTCAGCGTCTTCACCGTGGCAGCGGCCGCGCGCGTGATGAAGGTGCGCTGGACGGACTTCCTGATCCCGCGGCGCGCCGACTTCGTGCTGCTCTGGAAGGAGCTGCTCGCGCTCGTGCGCAGGCCCGCACGTCGCCGCTGA
- a CDS encoding glycosyltransferase family A protein → MKRLTVIICNYNYADFVGPAIESALAIRWPDLEVIVVDDGSTDGSREVIRSFGDSVTAIFQPNGGQHAATNVGFAASSGDVVVFLDSDDLLEPGLAEEVAAVWRPGVSKVQFPMIRIDREGRPKGGVFPDFDSAPTPEEVRRWMRATAAYPTPPGTGNAYDRGFLERLFPIDDRLGDAPDSLTLAAAPFLGDVLTVTTPLARYRIHGANDSNLLAHDGRFAIELDKAYRRHLFAQEISGTEGDGIGPLFRGRHLLQLRVAHRRLRPDEHPIPGDSALRMARDALTSPFAPGPETLVQRVLIAGWSCAVLVVPRSLARRLVRARFAPSAGTASPDAVAAV, encoded by the coding sequence GTGAAGCGGCTCACCGTCATCATCTGCAACTACAACTACGCGGACTTCGTCGGGCCCGCGATCGAGAGCGCGCTCGCGATCCGGTGGCCCGACCTCGAGGTGATCGTCGTCGACGACGGGTCCACCGACGGGTCGCGCGAGGTCATCCGCTCCTTCGGCGATTCTGTCACCGCGATCTTCCAGCCGAACGGCGGGCAGCACGCCGCGACCAACGTCGGATTCGCCGCATCGTCCGGGGACGTAGTGGTCTTCCTCGACTCGGATGACCTGCTCGAGCCGGGTCTCGCGGAGGAGGTCGCGGCGGTGTGGCGCCCCGGGGTCAGCAAGGTGCAGTTCCCGATGATCCGGATCGACCGCGAGGGTAGGCCGAAGGGCGGGGTGTTCCCGGACTTCGACTCCGCCCCCACGCCGGAGGAGGTGCGTCGGTGGATGCGGGCGACGGCCGCGTACCCGACTCCTCCCGGCACGGGGAACGCGTACGATCGCGGCTTCCTCGAGCGGCTCTTCCCGATAGACGACCGCCTCGGCGACGCGCCCGATTCGCTCACGCTCGCCGCGGCGCCCTTCCTGGGCGACGTGCTGACGGTCACCACGCCGCTCGCGAGATACCGGATCCATGGGGCCAATGACAGCAACCTGCTCGCGCATGACGGCAGGTTCGCGATCGAGTTGGACAAGGCGTACCGCAGGCACCTGTTCGCGCAGGAGATCTCGGGTACCGAGGGAGACGGCATCGGACCCCTGTTCCGCGGCCGCCACCTGCTGCAGCTGCGGGTCGCGCACCGGAGGCTGCGCCCCGACGAGCATCCGATCCCCGGAGACTCTGCGCTGCGCATGGCGCGCGACGCCCTCACCTCGCCCTTCGCGCCCGGACCCGAGACCCTCGTGCAGAGGGTGCTGATCGCGGGGTGGTCATGCGCCGTGCTCGTGGTGCCCCGCTCGCTCGCGCGGCGCCTGGTGAGGGCTCGCTTCGCGCCGAGCGCGGGCACGGCGAGCCCTGATGCGGTCGCCGCGGTCTAG
- a CDS encoding family 16 glycosylhydrolase: MRSHLLIVAVVVCIAALAGFVAWKVWLDSEPVPSTVTASSTMQGFDADRLVARALATPAPEPATASSEVGTDVDAEDDPPLWRSNDETTGAWVEIEWESPVDVSRIRLDGAADADGGFTGALVTFDDGSAVLVTPDLEGNVTVDIPARTVSSARVRFEDGEEGVTSIALRGLLLDDSGEEVGSPDDPEVTGSAGGSDAGAVVDGDIAAGDLGEVWAGAGDEAWLEQAWDHPVALASVQLAGSGDGGEAVGGDLIFSDGSSIRVSAVSDEPGELTTVAFAPRTATWVRFEADEATARIGELRVYGPGITPPAWPVEDGYTVEPAAAEACTTASPAIGATQDSALALVCPEVGAIVGPMATVVVSAPAGREVSASAWVPDGDSGLVETVATAVAGDDGRAELTFDTSDLLEGPLAVRITTPHEEVPLYVQLYNSVGEGRSDESSAPDGMTLQYEETFDTPLSISRTGAGATYAASKPSADGATEFGAAVFLDPSLGEDLLATVDGMLRIRVEPLEGADPSGYERTYAGGLLSSARFDGSGVSAQYGYFEARILAPAGRGTWPAFWMLDTESTVTPGGTVGEVDAVELYGHNPYGSCHVLHNWPEGTGSTEDNPYCFHLNGHADWALAWHTYGVRVRPGGVDYTIDGVPITSQEDLELDSAPYFFMVNLALDGGWPVALDPTGGVVDMYVDWIRVYS; the protein is encoded by the coding sequence ATGAGGTCTCACCTCCTGATCGTCGCGGTGGTGGTGTGCATCGCGGCCCTCGCGGGCTTCGTCGCATGGAAGGTCTGGCTGGACTCCGAGCCGGTGCCGTCGACCGTGACTGCCTCCTCCACCATGCAGGGCTTCGACGCTGACCGGCTCGTGGCGAGAGCGCTCGCCACCCCCGCACCCGAGCCCGCGACCGCATCGTCCGAGGTGGGCACCGACGTCGACGCCGAGGACGACCCGCCCCTGTGGCGCAGCAACGACGAGACCACGGGAGCCTGGGTCGAGATCGAGTGGGAGTCCCCCGTCGACGTCAGCCGGATCCGGCTCGACGGCGCTGCCGACGCCGACGGCGGCTTCACAGGCGCGCTCGTGACGTTCGACGATGGCAGCGCGGTGCTGGTCACGCCCGACCTGGAGGGCAACGTGACGGTGGACATCCCGGCGCGGACCGTCTCCTCGGCGCGCGTGCGGTTCGAGGACGGCGAGGAAGGCGTGACCTCGATCGCCCTGCGCGGCCTGCTGCTCGACGACTCGGGCGAGGAGGTCGGGTCGCCCGACGATCCCGAGGTGACCGGCTCGGCCGGCGGGTCCGATGCGGGGGCCGTCGTCGATGGCGACATCGCCGCCGGCGATCTGGGCGAGGTGTGGGCCGGCGCGGGTGACGAGGCGTGGCTCGAGCAGGCATGGGATCACCCGGTCGCGCTCGCGAGCGTGCAGCTCGCGGGCAGCGGCGACGGCGGTGAGGCCGTGGGCGGGGACCTGATCTTCAGCGACGGCAGCTCCATACGCGTCAGCGCGGTGTCCGACGAGCCCGGAGAGCTCACCACGGTCGCGTTCGCGCCGCGCACGGCCACCTGGGTGCGGTTCGAGGCGGACGAGGCGACGGCGCGCATCGGCGAGTTGCGCGTGTACGGCCCCGGGATCACTCCCCCGGCCTGGCCCGTCGAGGACGGCTACACGGTGGAGCCCGCAGCGGCCGAGGCATGCACGACCGCAAGCCCCGCGATCGGCGCGACGCAGGATTCGGCCCTCGCGCTCGTCTGCCCGGAGGTCGGAGCCATCGTCGGCCCGATGGCGACAGTCGTGGTCTCCGCCCCTGCTGGCCGCGAGGTGTCCGCGTCCGCGTGGGTGCCGGATGGGGATTCCGGCCTGGTCGAGACGGTCGCGACCGCGGTGGCGGGCGACGACGGCCGCGCCGAGCTGACGTTCGACACCTCCGATCTCCTGGAGGGACCCCTTGCGGTGCGGATCACCACCCCTCACGAGGAGGTGCCGCTGTACGTCCAGCTGTACAACAGCGTCGGCGAAGGGCGGAGCGACGAGTCCAGTGCGCCCGACGGGATGACACTGCAGTACGAGGAGACCTTCGACACGCCGCTGTCGATCTCCCGCACGGGGGCAGGCGCCACCTACGCCGCATCCAAGCCCTCCGCCGACGGAGCCACCGAGTTCGGCGCGGCGGTGTTCCTCGACCCGAGCCTGGGCGAGGATCTGCTGGCGACGGTCGACGGCATGCTCAGGATCCGGGTGGAGCCTCTGGAAGGCGCCGACCCTTCCGGCTACGAGCGGACCTACGCGGGCGGGCTCCTGTCCTCCGCACGATTCGACGGCTCCGGCGTCTCCGCCCAGTACGGGTACTTCGAGGCGCGCATCCTCGCGCCAGCGGGGCGCGGCACGTGGCCCGCGTTCTGGATGCTCGACACCGAGAGCACCGTCACCCCAGGTGGCACCGTCGGTGAGGTCGACGCCGTGGAGCTGTACGGACACAACCCCTATGGCAGCTGCCACGTGCTGCACAACTGGCCCGAGGGGACCGGGAGCACCGAGGACAACCCCTACTGCTTCCACCTCAACGGGCATGCCGACTGGGCGCTCGCGTGGCACACCTACGGGGTGCGCGTACGGCCCGGCGGCGTCGACTACACGATCGACGGCGTGCCGATCACCTCGCAGGAGGACCTCGAGCTGGACTCGGCGCCCTACTTCTTCATGGTCAACCTCGCGCTCGACGGGGGCTGGCCGGTGGCGCTCGATCCCACGGGTGGCGTGGTCGACATGTACGTCGACTGGATCCGCGTCTACTCCTGA
- a CDS encoding YveK family protein, with protein MDFNDIRVAVIRGWMWIAAAIVVGGGAAVAYIAITPPLYSASAEVVLIANGPASISEAQQGVSMSVQLADTVAAIIDSPAVLASVSEDDDLSTADVTDMLTATARSLTSTIDITVWSSDPELAASVANAAAESAHEVIPELLGNEDDAGNLPLALEVIRPASVPGSPVSPNAKGVLVMGLGLGLCAGVAVAVALYAWRSRREGEDDGADDAATVDLAADEADTDDEGETDGDAADAPEPMDDAAPPGDEVADEAGGESGDGAEPDDDADADDTPDAAGASDEHEEPEEAESGEGAESPESLKPVAPAEPGSPDDPTPSAKEEPARPPRPARTATKARRASNPRKTQRRRRGSS; from the coding sequence ATGGACTTCAACGACATCCGGGTCGCCGTGATCCGAGGCTGGATGTGGATCGCCGCGGCCATCGTGGTGGGAGGCGGCGCCGCCGTCGCCTACATCGCGATCACGCCGCCCCTCTACTCCGCCTCCGCGGAGGTCGTGCTCATCGCGAACGGCCCCGCCTCGATCTCCGAGGCGCAGCAGGGCGTGTCCATGAGCGTGCAGCTCGCGGACACGGTGGCCGCGATCATCGACTCGCCCGCCGTGCTCGCCTCCGTCTCGGAGGACGACGACCTCAGCACCGCCGACGTCACGGACATGCTCACGGCCACCGCACGCTCCCTCACCTCGACCATCGACATCACCGTGTGGTCGAGCGACCCAGAGCTGGCCGCGTCGGTCGCGAACGCCGCGGCCGAGAGCGCCCACGAGGTGATCCCGGAGCTCCTCGGCAACGAGGACGACGCCGGCAACCTGCCGCTCGCGCTCGAGGTCATCCGCCCCGCGAGCGTGCCCGGGTCCCCGGTCTCGCCGAATGCGAAGGGCGTGCTCGTCATGGGGCTCGGCCTCGGGCTGTGCGCGGGCGTCGCGGTCGCGGTGGCCCTGTACGCATGGCGCTCGCGCAGGGAGGGCGAGGACGACGGTGCGGACGACGCTGCCACTGTCGACCTTGCCGCGGACGAGGCTGACACGGACGACGAAGGTGAGACGGACGGCGACGCGGCCGACGCGCCTGAGCCCATGGACGATGCGGCGCCTCCTGGCGACGAGGTCGCGGACGAGGCGGGCGGAGAGTCGGGCGACGGGGCCGAGCCGGACGACGACGCTGACGCTGACGACACCCCGGACGCCGCAGGCGCTTCAGACGAGCATGAGGAGCCGGAGGAGGCCGAATCGGGCGAGGGTGCCGAGTCCCCGGAGTCCCTCAAGCCTGTCGCTCCCGCTGAACCTGGTTCCCCCGACGATCCGACCCCATCGGCGAAGGAAGAGCCCGCTCGTCCTCCCCGGCCCGCCAGGACGGCGACGAAGGCGCGTCGCGCCTCGAACCCCCGCAAGACGCAGCGGCGGCGAAGGGGATCTTCGTAA
- a CDS encoding glycosyltransferase family 4 protein: MTRSTRTVPVDVSVSARPEPARERTRPLRVLHLLKHARRGNGSVHVAVDLACAQADAGMDVRFASGPGSYDELLAAHGVDVIELEEPSGVPGLIRGAGRVGALVRRLDPDIVHAHMMSSAVAAWPVSKASSTTLVTTMHNSFDRHSWMMRAGSRVVAVSEAEARLLRSRGYPAKKLRVVLNGAVGSAREVLTDMTVPDLQLPAVATLSGLHPRKGIDDVIAAFELLAQDFPEWHLNVIGWGPAQADLEAQVAEAGLTEAVHFLGPTMTPWRQLAQAQIFVTASLAEPFGLNVAEARAAGCAVVATDVGGIPEVLDGGEAGQLVPARDPRALADALRPLMADPAELRRWRARALAGSERFSVAEAERGYAAVYLEAMPRRRRRRVGAGTRDRSAEARERTGA; the protein is encoded by the coding sequence ATGACCAGGAGCACACGAACGGTACCGGTGGACGTCTCGGTGTCCGCGCGCCCGGAGCCTGCGCGCGAGCGCACGCGACCTCTCAGGGTCCTGCACCTTCTCAAGCACGCGCGCCGCGGCAACGGCAGCGTGCACGTCGCGGTGGACCTCGCCTGCGCGCAGGCCGACGCGGGGATGGACGTGCGGTTCGCCTCGGGGCCGGGCTCGTACGACGAGCTCCTCGCGGCCCACGGCGTGGACGTGATCGAGCTTGAGGAGCCTTCGGGTGTGCCCGGCCTGATCCGCGGTGCCGGCAGGGTGGGCGCGCTCGTGCGCCGCCTCGACCCCGACATCGTCCACGCCCACATGATGTCCTCGGCCGTGGCCGCCTGGCCCGTGTCGAAGGCCTCGAGCACGACTCTCGTCACGACCATGCACAACTCGTTCGACCGGCACTCATGGATGATGCGCGCGGGCAGCCGCGTGGTCGCGGTGAGCGAGGCGGAGGCGCGGCTCCTGCGGTCCCGGGGGTACCCGGCGAAGAAGCTGCGCGTGGTCCTGAACGGTGCGGTGGGTTCGGCGCGTGAGGTCCTGACCGACATGACCGTGCCGGACCTGCAACTCCCCGCTGTCGCCACCTTGTCCGGGCTTCACCCTCGCAAGGGCATCGACGACGTCATCGCGGCGTTCGAGCTGCTCGCGCAGGACTTCCCCGAGTGGCATCTCAACGTGATCGGGTGGGGACCTGCGCAGGCCGACCTCGAGGCTCAGGTCGCCGAGGCGGGTCTGACCGAGGCTGTCCACTTCCTCGGGCCCACCATGACCCCGTGGCGCCAGCTTGCGCAGGCCCAGATCTTCGTCACCGCGTCGCTCGCGGAGCCGTTCGGGCTCAACGTCGCCGAGGCCCGCGCCGCCGGTTGCGCCGTGGTGGCGACCGACGTCGGCGGCATCCCCGAGGTGCTCGATGGCGGCGAGGCCGGACAGCTGGTCCCGGCACGGGACCCACGGGCCCTCGCGGATGCGCTCCGCCCACTGATGGCGGATCCGGCCGAGCTCCGGCGCTGGCGTGCGCGCGCGCTGGCCGGGTCCGAGCGATTCTCCGTCGCCGAGGCGGAGAGGGGCTACGCGGCCGTCTACCTCGAGGCGATGCCGCGGCGACGGCGCCGCCGCGTCGGCGCCGGCACTCGCGATCGCTCGGCCGAGGCGCGAGAGCGCACGGGCGCCTAG
- a CDS encoding acyl-CoA thioesterase II: MEHTPDTWAEQAVASGLAALNLHRDGDTSFTGQSLPMPGGRVFGGQVLGQAIVAAGLTVDDERPVHSMHGYFLRAGDASKPIDFEVEILRDGRSFSARRTHALQEGQPILSMIASFQEAQEGVDHQVTMPEVPGPDELVSGVDVFAPLAGHPTADFWLGRAPFDARQVEGPIYLRPDSQARPYQTTWVRARTKVDVPDLTHRALLAFASDQIILEPILRRHGVSWATPDISFASLDHAMWWHRPARADEWLLYVQDAPTAQGGRGLAGAWVFSEDGSLVATAAQEGMIRI, translated from the coding sequence ATGGAGCACACCCCCGACACGTGGGCCGAGCAGGCAGTCGCCTCCGGCCTCGCAGCACTGAACCTTCACCGCGACGGCGACACGAGCTTCACGGGCCAGTCCCTTCCGATGCCCGGCGGGCGCGTGTTCGGCGGGCAGGTGCTGGGTCAGGCGATCGTCGCGGCGGGACTCACGGTCGACGACGAGCGTCCCGTCCACTCGATGCACGGCTACTTCCTCCGGGCCGGCGACGCGTCGAAGCCGATCGACTTCGAGGTCGAGATCCTGCGCGACGGCCGTTCGTTCTCCGCGCGCCGCACGCATGCCCTTCAGGAAGGGCAGCCGATCCTGTCGATGATCGCCTCCTTCCAGGAGGCGCAGGAGGGCGTCGACCACCAGGTGACGATGCCCGAGGTGCCTGGGCCCGACGAGCTCGTCTCCGGAGTCGACGTGTTCGCGCCGCTCGCGGGTCACCCGACGGCGGACTTCTGGCTGGGGCGCGCGCCGTTCGACGCGCGCCAGGTCGAGGGGCCCATCTACCTCAGGCCAGATTCCCAGGCCCGGCCGTACCAGACCACGTGGGTCCGTGCGCGGACGAAGGTCGACGTACCGGACCTCACGCACCGCGCGCTCCTTGCCTTCGCGTCGGACCAGATCATCCTCGAGCCGATCCTGCGCCGCCACGGCGTCTCGTGGGCGACCCCGGACATCTCCTTCGCGAGCCTCGACCACGCGATGTGGTGGCACCGCCCGGCACGCGCCGATGAGTGGCTGCTCTACGTCCAGGACGCGCCGACCGCGCAGGGCGGGCGTGGCCTCGCGGGCGCGTGGGTGTTCTCGGAGGACGGTTCCCTTGTCGCCACTGCCGCGCAGGAGGGCATGATCCGGATCTAG
- a CDS encoding globin has protein sequence MSEPVPPASSPDPLTEAAPSFFDAVGGHTVFEGIVRRFYEGVKDDDVLRPMYPEDDMEGAVWRLTAFLEQYWGGPTTYSEQRGHPRLRMRHQPFHVNPDARDRWLTHMRAAVADAGLSPLHSATLMDYLERAAHSMINTFEETPGR, from the coding sequence GTGAGCGAGCCGGTACCCCCCGCATCGTCCCCGGACCCGTTGACCGAGGCGGCCCCGAGCTTCTTCGACGCCGTCGGCGGGCACACCGTCTTCGAAGGCATCGTCCGCCGCTTCTACGAGGGCGTGAAGGACGACGACGTGCTTCGGCCCATGTACCCGGAGGACGACATGGAGGGCGCGGTCTGGCGCCTCACCGCCTTCCTCGAGCAGTACTGGGGCGGGCCGACCACGTACTCCGAGCAGCGCGGTCACCCGCGGCTGCGCATGCGCCATCAGCCCTTCCACGTGAACCCCGACGCGCGCGACCGCTGGCTCACGCACATGCGCGCCGCGGTCGCCGACGCGGGCCTTTCGCCTCTGCACTCCGCGACCCTCATGGACTACCTCGAGCGCGCGGCGCACTCGATGATCAACACCTTCGAGGAGACCCCGGGGCGCTGA